The following are encoded together in the Tepidiforma bonchosmolovskayae genome:
- a CDS encoding phosphatase PAP2 family protein, giving the protein MTITAPAPGAPPSRPAARLRALAGEAAFTAAFMLVYFFLRGVRPDDVDGAVARSLRLIHLEQQLGLFLEVRWQAAFLGNGPAMAVANWVYAWGHYPVMLAIGIWLLWKDPVRFRFVRNVLVVSALVGIAAYWLVPAAPPRLMALHGYDYGFVDTVHGAASSVHYFQPGPFVNDYAALPSFHFGWILLSSMAVWTSTRSRLVRAGAVAMSAVMWWAVTVTGNHYFFDMVMGGVVVVLSWWFVASLGDVRLRRLPAAIIDRLRW; this is encoded by the coding sequence ATGACAATCACCGCTCCCGCTCCCGGCGCACCTCCCTCCCGGCCTGCCGCCCGCCTGCGGGCCCTCGCCGGCGAGGCCGCCTTCACCGCCGCCTTCATGCTCGTCTACTTCTTCCTCCGCGGCGTCCGCCCGGATGATGTCGATGGGGCGGTTGCGCGCAGTCTCCGCCTCATCCACCTCGAACAGCAGCTCGGCCTCTTCCTCGAAGTCCGCTGGCAGGCCGCCTTCCTCGGCAACGGCCCCGCTATGGCCGTCGCGAACTGGGTCTACGCCTGGGGCCACTACCCGGTCATGCTCGCCATCGGCATCTGGCTCCTCTGGAAGGACCCCGTCCGCTTCCGCTTCGTCCGCAACGTCCTGGTCGTCTCTGCCCTTGTCGGCATCGCCGCCTACTGGCTCGTGCCGGCGGCCCCGCCGCGCCTCATGGCCCTCCACGGCTACGACTACGGCTTCGTCGATACCGTCCACGGCGCCGCCAGCAGTGTGCACTACTTCCAGCCCGGCCCCTTCGTGAACGACTACGCCGCTCTCCCCAGCTTCCACTTCGGCTGGATCCTTCTCTCCTCCATGGCCGTCTGGACCAGCACCCGCAGCCGGCTCGTCCGCGCGGGCGCCGTTGCCATGTCCGCCGTCATGTGGTGGGCCGTCACCGTCACCGGCAACCACTACTTCTTCGACATGGTCATGGGCGGGGTCGTCGTTGTCCTCTCGTGGTGGTTCGTCGCCAGCCTCGGCGACGTCCGCCTTCGCCGCCTCCCCGCCGCGATCATCGACCGGCTGCGCTGGTAG
- a CDS encoding alpha/beta fold hydrolase, with product MTAITHRTVSTNGIQMHIAEAGSGPLVVLCHGWPESWYSWRHQLVALAEAGYHAVAPDQRGYGQTTAPPEIEKYTQLHLVGDIVGLLDALGEETAVIVGHDWGAPVAWNSALLRPDRFPAVVGMSVPYAPRGDVRPTDGMKAIFGDNFFYILYFQEPGKAEAELEADVRTTMRKLLYSASGNLVPTPEMAQPRPKTAKFLDNMVDPAELPPWLSEADLEFFVGEFSRTGFRGGLNWYRNIDRNWELMAAWRNAKVTVPALFITGERDPVRGFAPEANIRQHVPNLKDLVLVPGAGHWVQQEAPQAVNEALIGFLRSL from the coding sequence ATGACCGCCATCACCCATCGGACGGTTTCGACGAACGGCATCCAGATGCACATCGCGGAGGCGGGGAGCGGGCCGCTGGTGGTGCTGTGCCACGGGTGGCCGGAGTCGTGGTATTCGTGGCGGCACCAGCTGGTTGCGCTGGCGGAGGCTGGCTACCACGCAGTGGCGCCGGACCAGCGCGGCTACGGGCAGACGACGGCGCCGCCGGAGATCGAGAAGTACACGCAGCTCCATCTCGTGGGGGACATCGTGGGGCTGCTCGATGCGCTGGGCGAGGAGACCGCGGTCATTGTGGGCCACGACTGGGGTGCGCCGGTGGCGTGGAACTCGGCGCTGCTGCGGCCGGACCGGTTCCCGGCGGTGGTGGGCATGAGCGTGCCGTATGCGCCGCGGGGAGATGTGCGCCCGACGGACGGGATGAAGGCCATCTTCGGAGACAATTTCTTCTACATCCTGTACTTCCAGGAGCCGGGGAAGGCCGAGGCGGAGCTGGAGGCGGACGTGCGGACGACGATGCGGAAGCTGCTGTACTCGGCCTCGGGGAACTTGGTGCCGACGCCGGAGATGGCGCAGCCGCGGCCGAAAACGGCGAAGTTCCTCGACAACATGGTGGACCCGGCGGAGCTGCCTCCATGGCTGAGCGAGGCGGACCTGGAGTTCTTCGTGGGTGAATTCAGCCGGACGGGGTTCCGGGGCGGGCTGAACTGGTACCGGAACATCGACCGGAACTGGGAGCTGATGGCGGCGTGGCGGAACGCAAAGGTGACCGTGCCGGCGCTGTTCATCACGGGGGAGCGCGACCCGGTGCGCGGGTTCGCGCCGGAGGCGAACATCCGCCAGCACGTGCCGAACCTGAAGGACCTGGTGCTGGTGCCCGGTGCGGGGCACTGGGTGCAGCAGGAGGCGCCGCAGGCGGTCAACGAGGCGCTGATCGGGTTCCTGCGGAGCCTCTGA
- a CDS encoding DUF169 domain-containing protein — protein MIEPGSVPLEEPARYDWNALVDALNRLLRLRTTPIGMKLFETVEEMEQIPRIRRPDAIHTTDQIVAQAARLGWTVGITADDLVGAQCGAVIGLHPQDDEWRSGRRMAGVWFETPEDAAAHQAAMDVVPFGRYRAMAVSPLTSGRLDPPDICLIYLTPGQAIIFINGLQWSGYRKFQWGVVGESACADSWGRALVTGEPRLAIPCYAERRYGGVLDDELLMALPPKYLPRAIAGMERLAANGLRYPIPQYGIQADARAGLARSYG, from the coding sequence ATCATCGAACCCGGCAGCGTCCCGCTCGAAGAGCCCGCCCGCTACGACTGGAACGCGCTCGTCGATGCGCTCAACCGCCTCCTCCGCCTCCGCACCACCCCCATCGGCATGAAGCTCTTCGAAACCGTCGAAGAGATGGAGCAGATTCCGCGCATCCGCCGCCCGGACGCCATCCACACGACCGACCAAATCGTCGCCCAGGCCGCCCGCCTCGGCTGGACCGTCGGCATCACCGCCGACGACCTCGTCGGCGCCCAGTGCGGTGCCGTCATCGGCCTCCACCCCCAGGACGACGAATGGCGCTCCGGCCGCCGCATGGCCGGCGTCTGGTTCGAAACGCCCGAGGATGCCGCCGCCCACCAGGCCGCCATGGATGTCGTCCCCTTCGGGCGCTACCGCGCGATGGCCGTCTCTCCCCTCACCTCCGGCCGCCTCGACCCGCCCGATATCTGCCTCATCTACCTCACCCCCGGCCAGGCCATCATCTTCATCAACGGCCTCCAGTGGAGCGGCTACCGGAAATTCCAGTGGGGCGTCGTCGGCGAATCCGCCTGCGCCGATAGCTGGGGTCGCGCTCTCGTTACCGGCGAGCCGCGCCTCGCCATCCCCTGCTACGCCGAGCGCCGCTACGGCGGCGTCCTCGACGACGAGCTCCTCATGGCCCTCCCGCCGAAATACCTCCCCCGCGCCATCGCCGGCATGGAGCGCCTCGCCGCCAACGGCCTCCGCTACCCTATCCCCCAGTACGGCATCCAGGCCGACGCCCGCGCCGGCCTCGCCCGCAGCTACGGCTGA
- a CDS encoding ferredoxin--NADP reductase domain-containing protein yields the protein MSRPSPLRVAIIGSGPAAMYTLEHLLAEPGLDVSADVFERLFTPYGLVRAGVAPDHQKIKAVTRAFEPLLHDPRVRLFASVEYGRDLALDDLRRHYHAACFATGAQTDRRMGIPGEDLPGSLPATAFVAWYNGHPDYCTLAVDLEQEAAVIVGMGNVAIDVARILCLTPDELRRTDMPAYAIEALEASRIREVHVLGRRGPAQAAFTTPELKELTTLEGATLRIRPEEAALDPRSAAEVERSADRTLARKVQLIQETAASPGPPRSRTLHLRFCIAPLELLPGPGGAVAAVRCTRTRLVATPSGGIAAEPAGEEEVIPAGLVFRSVGYRGLPLPGLPFDDRLGVVPNRAGRVIDPATGAPLPGCYVAGWLKRGPTGVIGTNKPDAAETVRCLVEDAAAGRLPAPPEPDPAAIPDLLAARGVRWLTCADWQRIDRLEREAGAREGRPRVKFTSLDAVLAALEQAEAPTSAH from the coding sequence GTGAGCAGGCCCAGCCCGCTCCGCGTCGCCATCATCGGCTCCGGGCCGGCCGCCATGTACACCCTCGAACACCTCCTCGCCGAGCCCGGCCTCGACGTGTCCGCCGACGTCTTCGAGCGGCTGTTCACCCCCTACGGCCTCGTCCGCGCCGGCGTCGCCCCCGACCACCAGAAAATCAAGGCCGTCACCCGCGCCTTCGAACCCCTCCTCCACGACCCCCGCGTCCGCCTCTTCGCCAGCGTCGAATACGGCCGCGACCTCGCCCTCGATGACCTCCGCCGCCACTACCACGCTGCCTGCTTCGCCACCGGCGCACAGACCGACCGCCGCATGGGCATCCCCGGCGAAGACCTCCCCGGCTCACTCCCCGCCACCGCCTTCGTCGCCTGGTACAACGGCCACCCCGACTACTGCACCCTCGCCGTCGACCTCGAACAGGAGGCCGCCGTCATCGTCGGCATGGGCAACGTCGCCATCGATGTTGCCCGGATCCTCTGCCTCACCCCCGATGAGCTCCGCCGCACCGACATGCCCGCCTATGCCATCGAGGCCCTCGAAGCCAGCCGCATCCGCGAGGTCCACGTCCTCGGCCGCCGCGGCCCCGCCCAGGCCGCCTTCACCACCCCCGAGCTGAAGGAACTCACGACCCTCGAAGGCGCAACGCTCCGCATCCGCCCCGAAGAGGCCGCGCTCGACCCCCGCAGCGCCGCCGAGGTCGAGCGCTCCGCCGACCGCACCCTAGCCCGTAAGGTCCAGCTCATCCAGGAGACCGCTGCCAGCCCCGGGCCGCCCCGCTCCCGCACCCTCCACCTCCGCTTCTGCATCGCCCCGCTCGAACTCCTCCCCGGCCCGGGCGGGGCTGTCGCCGCCGTCCGCTGCACCCGCACCCGGCTCGTCGCCACCCCCTCCGGCGGCATCGCCGCCGAACCCGCCGGCGAAGAAGAAGTCATCCCCGCCGGGCTGGTCTTCCGCAGCGTCGGCTACCGCGGCCTCCCCCTCCCCGGCCTCCCCTTCGATGACCGCCTCGGCGTCGTTCCGAACCGCGCCGGCCGTGTTATCGACCCCGCCACGGGCGCACCCCTCCCCGGCTGCTACGTCGCCGGCTGGCTGAAGCGCGGCCCCACCGGCGTCATCGGCACGAATAAGCCCGACGCCGCCGAGACCGTCCGGTGCCTCGTCGAAGATGCCGCCGCCGGCCGCCTCCCCGCCCCGCCTGAGCCCGACCCTGCCGCTATCCCAGACCTCCTCGCCGCCCGCGGCGTCCGCTGGCTCACCTGCGCCGACTGGCAGCGCATCGACCGGCTCGAGCGCGAAGCCGGCGCCCGCGAGGGCCGCCCCCGCGTCAAGTTCACCTCGCTCGACGCCGTCCTCGCAGCCCTCGAACAGGCAGAAGCCCCCACATCCGCGCACTGA
- a CDS encoding CBS domain-containing protein codes for MKLAAVLATRGAHVATIAASAPIAEAVTELAARNIGALVVLDGAGAVAGIISERDIIRALAAGGPVLDLPVADVMTRDVICGTLDDDLETVLAVMTSGHFRHLPVVDGGQLVGLVTTGDLAQALLQSLAGRVETLEFRLEAEIEQFGVGR; via the coding sequence ATGAAGCTCGCCGCCGTCCTCGCCACACGCGGAGCCCACGTCGCCACCATCGCCGCCTCCGCCCCCATCGCCGAAGCCGTCACTGAACTGGCCGCCCGCAACATCGGCGCCCTCGTCGTCCTCGATGGCGCCGGCGCCGTCGCCGGCATCATCTCCGAGCGCGACATCATCCGCGCCCTCGCCGCCGGCGGCCCCGTCCTCGACCTCCCCGTCGCCGACGTTATGACCCGCGACGTCATCTGCGGCACCCTCGACGACGACCTCGAGACCGTCCTCGCCGTCATGACCTCCGGCCACTTCCGCCACCTGCCCGTCGTCGACGGCGGCCAGCTCGTCGGCCTCGTCACCACCGGCGACCTCGCCCAGGCGCTCCTCCAGAGCCTCGCCGGCCGCGTCGAAACCCTCGAATTCCGCCTCGAAGCCGAAATCGAACAGTTCGGGGTCGGCCGGTGA
- a CDS encoding amidase, which produces MTERWMPAWEIAERVRAGELRAREVTERALARIAELNPALNAFIQVDAEGALRQAEAIDARVAAGEDPGPLAGVPLGVKDLEPARGLLFTLGSRAFAGQVAEEDSVQVARLRAAGAVIIGKTNTPEFGYKGFTENRLWGPTRNPWNPAKTPGGSSGGSSAAVAAGMVPLATAGDGGGSIRIPAAMTGCYGIKPTAHRIPRAGEHAPTWGYFSTLGPMSRTVRDAARYLDVASGPHPDDPEVLDGPTGFEAAVLGPAPRLRRVAWSADLGYAAVDPEVARVARAAAERLAAAVGAELEEAHPGFGDTMEAWMTIAAAGDTRLVDDMPEEQRAKLEPGFLRFAEVGRKYTAVDVARALEERHQVNRKMTRFFERYDLLLTPTTAATAFAAEGPPPSEIGGKQVGPAGFIPFTYPFNFLGLPAASLPAGLAPDGLPVGLQAVAPRFADALLLRVSAAYELASPWRYPGQD; this is translated from the coding sequence ATGACGGAGCGCTGGATGCCGGCATGGGAGATCGCAGAGCGGGTGCGCGCAGGGGAGCTGCGGGCGCGGGAGGTGACGGAGCGGGCGCTGGCTCGGATCGCCGAACTCAATCCGGCTCTGAACGCCTTTATCCAGGTCGATGCAGAGGGTGCGCTGCGGCAGGCGGAGGCGATCGATGCCCGGGTGGCTGCGGGCGAGGACCCGGGGCCGCTGGCAGGGGTGCCGCTGGGGGTGAAGGACCTGGAGCCGGCGAGGGGGCTGCTGTTCACGCTCGGCTCGCGGGCCTTCGCGGGGCAGGTGGCGGAGGAGGATTCGGTGCAGGTGGCCCGGCTGCGGGCTGCCGGGGCGGTGATCATTGGCAAGACGAACACGCCGGAGTTCGGCTACAAGGGGTTCACGGAGAACCGGCTGTGGGGGCCGACGCGGAACCCGTGGAACCCGGCGAAGACGCCGGGCGGTTCGAGCGGCGGTTCGAGCGCGGCCGTGGCGGCGGGGATGGTGCCGCTGGCGACAGCCGGCGACGGGGGCGGGTCGATCCGCATCCCGGCGGCGATGACGGGGTGCTACGGCATCAAGCCGACGGCGCACCGGATTCCGCGGGCGGGCGAGCATGCGCCGACGTGGGGGTACTTTTCGACGCTGGGCCCGATGTCGCGGACGGTGCGGGACGCCGCGCGGTACCTCGATGTCGCGTCGGGTCCGCACCCGGACGACCCGGAGGTTCTCGACGGGCCGACAGGGTTCGAGGCGGCCGTGCTCGGCCCGGCGCCCCGGCTGCGGCGGGTGGCGTGGAGCGCGGACCTCGGCTACGCGGCGGTCGACCCGGAGGTGGCGCGGGTGGCCCGGGCCGCAGCGGAGCGGCTGGCGGCAGCCGTGGGGGCGGAGCTGGAGGAGGCGCACCCCGGGTTCGGCGACACGATGGAGGCGTGGATGACGATTGCGGCGGCGGGGGACACGCGCCTCGTGGACGACATGCCAGAGGAGCAGCGGGCGAAGCTGGAGCCGGGGTTCCTGCGGTTCGCGGAGGTGGGCCGGAAGTATACGGCGGTGGATGTGGCGCGGGCGCTGGAGGAGCGGCACCAGGTGAACCGGAAGATGACGCGGTTTTTCGAACGGTATGACCTGCTTCTGACGCCGACGACGGCAGCGACGGCGTTCGCGGCGGAGGGGCCGCCGCCATCGGAGATCGGGGGGAAGCAGGTGGGGCCGGCAGGGTTCATCCCGTTCACGTATCCGTTCAACTTTCTCGGGCTGCCGGCGGCCTCGCTGCCGGCCGGGCTGGCGCCCGACGGGCTGCCGGTCGGGCTGCAGGCAGTGGCGCCGCGCTTCGCTGACGCGCTCCTGCTGCGGGTGAGCGCGGCCTACGAGCTGGCGAGCCCCTGGCGGTACCCGGGCCAGGATTGA
- a CDS encoding SDR family NAD(P)-dependent oxidoreductase, whose product MGRLDGKVAIVTGAGSGIGKAAAKLFAAEGAKVVCADVTGAEAATAMEIGPAQAAAMTVDVSKAADVREMMERTKALYGRLDVLFNNAGIEGKQALTPDYEEEEFDRVLAVNAKGVFLGMKYGIPLMLETGGGSIINTASVAGLVGFPNIIGYTASKGAVIQMTKTAALEFAAQGIRVNAICPGVIRTPMIERFTSGAPEAEQQLTMTEPVGRLGTPEEVAALALFLASDESSFVTGAALPVDGGFLAR is encoded by the coding sequence ATGGGACGACTCGACGGCAAGGTGGCGATCGTGACGGGCGCGGGCTCCGGCATCGGGAAGGCGGCGGCGAAGCTGTTCGCGGCCGAAGGGGCGAAGGTCGTGTGCGCGGACGTGACCGGCGCGGAGGCGGCCACCGCGATGGAGATTGGGCCGGCCCAGGCGGCGGCGATGACGGTCGACGTCTCGAAGGCGGCCGACGTCAGGGAGATGATGGAACGGACGAAGGCGCTTTACGGGCGGCTGGACGTTCTGTTCAACAACGCCGGCATCGAAGGGAAGCAGGCGCTCACCCCGGACTACGAGGAGGAGGAGTTCGACCGTGTGCTGGCGGTGAATGCGAAGGGCGTCTTCCTCGGGATGAAGTACGGCATTCCGCTGATGCTGGAGACCGGCGGCGGGTCGATCATCAACACGGCGTCGGTCGCGGGGCTGGTCGGGTTCCCGAATATCATCGGGTATACCGCCTCGAAGGGTGCGGTTATCCAGATGACGAAGACGGCGGCGCTGGAGTTCGCGGCGCAGGGGATCCGGGTGAACGCGATCTGCCCGGGCGTTATCCGGACGCCGATGATCGAGCGGTTCACGTCGGGTGCGCCGGAGGCTGAGCAGCAGCTGACGATGACCGAGCCGGTGGGCCGGCTGGGGACGCCGGAGGAGGTGGCGGCGCTGGCGCTCTTCCTGGCGAGCGACGAGTCGTCGTTCGTGACCGGCGCTGCGCTGCCGGTCGACGGCGGGTTCCTCGCGCGGTAG
- the dnaJ gene encoding molecular chaperone DnaJ, translating into MATGQRDYYEVLGVPRTADQAEIKRAFRKLAMEYHPDRNPAPDAAEKFKEINRAYEVLGDEQKRAMYDRFGHAGVEGAGAGASGFDGFAHFEGFGDIFDAFFGGAARRGRRRGPQRGSDLRYNLRLTFEEAVFGCEKEIEYQRLERCSVCGGSGSEPGSAPAVCPECNGMGEIRRAQQSFFGQFVNVMTCPRCQGEGRVITNPCAACRGSGRVRETRRIVVKVPAGVDDGAQIRLSGEGEAGPRGGEPGNLYVVLSVAPHERFHRVEDHIVLELPVNIAQAALGAEVTIPTLDGEMQLEIPAGTQSGEEFVIRGKGVPHLRGTGRGDMIVRVTVVVPEELTDQQRKLLEQLAETMGTPTLPKRHKGFFERLRDAMAG; encoded by the coding sequence ATGGCGACGGGTCAGCGCGACTACTACGAGGTGCTCGGCGTGCCGCGGACCGCGGACCAGGCCGAGATCAAGCGGGCTTTCCGGAAGCTGGCGATGGAGTACCACCCGGACCGGAACCCCGCGCCGGATGCTGCCGAGAAGTTCAAGGAGATCAACCGGGCGTACGAGGTGCTCGGCGACGAGCAGAAGCGGGCGATGTACGACCGCTTCGGGCACGCCGGGGTGGAGGGCGCGGGCGCCGGCGCCTCCGGGTTCGACGGCTTCGCACACTTCGAGGGGTTCGGGGACATCTTCGATGCGTTCTTCGGCGGGGCGGCGCGGCGCGGGCGGCGGCGCGGCCCGCAGCGGGGGAGCGACCTGCGGTACAACCTGCGGCTGACCTTCGAAGAGGCGGTCTTCGGCTGCGAGAAGGAGATCGAGTACCAGCGGCTGGAGCGGTGCAGCGTCTGCGGGGGCAGCGGTTCGGAGCCGGGGAGCGCGCCGGCGGTCTGCCCGGAGTGCAACGGGATGGGGGAGATCCGGCGGGCGCAGCAGAGCTTCTTCGGGCAGTTCGTAAACGTGATGACCTGTCCGCGCTGCCAGGGCGAGGGCCGGGTGATCACGAACCCGTGCGCGGCCTGCCGCGGGAGCGGGCGGGTGCGGGAGACGCGGCGGATTGTGGTGAAGGTGCCGGCCGGCGTCGACGATGGAGCGCAGATCCGGCTCTCGGGCGAAGGGGAGGCCGGCCCGCGGGGCGGCGAGCCGGGCAACCTGTACGTGGTGCTGAGCGTGGCGCCGCACGAGCGGTTCCACCGGGTGGAGGACCACATCGTGCTGGAGCTGCCGGTGAACATCGCGCAGGCGGCGCTGGGCGCGGAGGTGACCATTCCGACGCTGGACGGCGAGATGCAGCTCGAGATCCCGGCCGGCACGCAGAGCGGCGAGGAGTTCGTCATCCGCGGGAAGGGCGTGCCGCACCTCCGGGGAACGGGCCGGGGCGACATGATTGTGAGGGTGACAGTAGTGGTGCCGGAGGAGCTGACCGACCAGCAGCGGAAGCTGCTGGAGCAGCTCGCGGAGACGATGGGGACGCCGACGCTGCCGAAGCGGCACAAGGGGTTCTTCGAGCGGCTGCGCGACGCGATGGCGGGCTGA
- a CDS encoding 50S ribosomal protein L11 methyltransferase — MTHLWFEITAKTPPALVEPVAEIVRGVAPGGVSIEEPVEILGPEQGFRVRGGEPVLIRCYLPSSELGAMLVEELRRAMEAYPAVELSARPIYEQDWAVSWREFFGVVETGGRVVVVPSWVEHEPAPGQLVIRLDPGQAFGTGHHETTRLCLGFLDGLVAPGARVLDVGTGSGILAIAAVLLGAAHVDAVDIDPVAAEVAEQNCAANGVSGQVRVRAGRLEPGDIGEPYDLVVSNISPDANIGLVPVFERAVRPGGDLLLSGVLEQDVARVTAACAAAGFVHRETRLERDWAAIHLRREG; from the coding sequence GTGACGCATCTCTGGTTCGAGATCACGGCGAAGACGCCGCCGGCGCTCGTGGAGCCGGTGGCGGAGATCGTCCGGGGGGTGGCCCCCGGCGGGGTGAGCATCGAGGAGCCGGTGGAGATCCTCGGGCCGGAGCAGGGGTTCCGGGTGCGCGGCGGCGAGCCGGTGCTCATCCGGTGCTACCTGCCGTCGTCGGAGCTCGGGGCGATGCTGGTGGAGGAGCTGCGGCGGGCGATGGAGGCGTACCCGGCGGTGGAGCTGAGCGCGCGCCCGATCTACGAGCAGGACTGGGCGGTCTCGTGGCGGGAGTTCTTTGGGGTGGTGGAGACGGGCGGCCGGGTGGTGGTGGTGCCCTCGTGGGTGGAGCACGAACCGGCGCCGGGGCAGCTCGTCATCCGGCTCGACCCGGGGCAGGCGTTCGGAACCGGCCACCACGAGACGACGCGGCTCTGCCTGGGGTTCCTCGACGGGCTGGTTGCGCCCGGGGCGCGGGTGCTCGACGTGGGCACCGGCTCAGGCATCCTCGCGATTGCGGCGGTGCTGCTCGGGGCGGCGCACGTGGACGCGGTCGACATCGACCCCGTGGCCGCGGAGGTAGCGGAGCAGAACTGCGCGGCGAACGGAGTGTCCGGGCAGGTGCGGGTGCGCGCAGGGCGGCTGGAGCCCGGCGACATCGGCGAGCCGTACGACCTCGTGGTGTCGAACATCAGCCCCGACGCGAACATCGGGCTGGTGCCCGTGTTCGAGCGGGCGGTGCGCCCGGGCGGGGACCTGCTGCTCTCGGGGGTGCTGGAGCAGGATGTTGCGCGGGTGACGGCCGCGTGCGCGGCGGCGGGGTTCGTCCACCGGGAGACGCGGCTGGAGCGGGACTGGGCGGCCATCCACCTCCGGCGGGAGGGCTGA
- a CDS encoding isocitrate lyase/PEP mutase family protein, with the protein MSAGGDSPGMRLRALLERGLVVAPFVFDGVQARLAEAAGFDAVYMSGFGTAASWGLPDRGLIGLGEMAANAARVAGAVRVPVIADADTGYGNEANVARTVELYERAGVAALHIEDQEWPKRCGFLEGKRVIPAEEMELKVRAAVRARRDPATVIIARTDALAPLGREAAAERARRYLAAGADLVFLDGLKDRETIAWAAEELRDIPLVLNSWLLTPGEAEALGYRLYLHLGVMLRHFADFRAALGELRATGRVQLGEDAGVEWITALLDRGREE; encoded by the coding sequence GTGAGCGCCGGGGGCGATTCGCCCGGGATGCGGCTGCGGGCGCTGCTGGAGCGCGGGCTGGTGGTTGCACCGTTCGTCTTTGACGGGGTGCAGGCCCGGCTGGCCGAGGCCGCGGGGTTCGACGCGGTCTACATGAGCGGCTTCGGGACGGCGGCATCGTGGGGGCTGCCCGATCGGGGACTGATCGGGCTCGGGGAGATGGCGGCGAACGCTGCGCGGGTGGCGGGCGCGGTGCGGGTGCCGGTCATCGCCGATGCGGACACGGGCTACGGGAACGAGGCGAACGTGGCGCGGACCGTCGAACTGTACGAGCGGGCCGGCGTTGCGGCGCTGCACATCGAGGACCAGGAGTGGCCGAAGCGGTGCGGGTTCCTTGAAGGAAAGCGGGTCATCCCGGCGGAGGAGATGGAGCTGAAGGTGCGGGCTGCGGTCCGCGCGCGGCGCGACCCGGCGACGGTAATCATCGCGCGGACGGATGCGCTGGCGCCGCTGGGGCGTGAGGCGGCGGCGGAGCGGGCGCGGCGGTACTTGGCCGCAGGGGCGGACCTCGTGTTCCTCGACGGGCTGAAGGACCGGGAGACGATTGCGTGGGCGGCGGAGGAGCTGCGGGACATCCCGCTGGTGCTGAACAGCTGGCTGCTGACGCCTGGCGAGGCGGAGGCGCTGGGCTACCGACTGTACCTGCACCTTGGGGTGATGCTGCGGCATTTCGCGGATTTCCGGGCGGCGCTGGGGGAGCTGCGGGCGACGGGGCGGGTGCAGCTCGGGGAGGACGCCGGGGTGGAGTGGATCACGGCGTTGCTGGACCGGGGGCGGGAGGAATGA
- a CDS encoding helix-turn-helix domain-containing protein — MGELGSLLTRAREARGLTLEDAERDTRISRRYLAALEAEQFDIIPAPVYARGFLRSYSQYLGLDPQEMLAMFPREDEDPYGREPEPARPSMDRPISPVSASRPAWRSRPAAPAGRPPGGRGAAGAEDEGPVIGRGAPPRRPGPFPAQPGAGREPIIGVDIGVPAPARRINPDPAAQTRSAVIAIVAIVAILGVVFVAYLLASLAGDDGSAPPGSLGSTPTATPAAGKTPTGPSGLPVTPGLVPDVRGVPEARAIAAIREAGYEPLVQRVKSNQPAGTVIDQSPAPEVEMAAGSRVQIVVSEGP, encoded by the coding sequence ATGGGTGAACTCGGGAGCCTGTTGACTCGCGCCCGCGAGGCGCGCGGGTTGACGCTCGAAGACGCTGAACGCGACACGCGCATCTCGCGCCGCTACCTGGCGGCCCTGGAAGCGGAGCAGTTCGACATCATTCCTGCGCCGGTCTATGCGCGCGGGTTTTTGCGGTCGTACTCGCAGTACCTGGGGCTGGACCCGCAGGAGATGCTGGCGATGTTCCCGCGGGAGGACGAGGACCCGTACGGGCGGGAGCCGGAGCCGGCGCGACCGAGCATGGACCGTCCGATCAGCCCGGTGTCGGCGTCGCGGCCGGCGTGGCGTTCGCGGCCGGCGGCGCCGGCGGGGCGGCCGCCCGGGGGCCGGGGCGCGGCGGGCGCCGAGGACGAGGGGCCGGTCATCGGGCGGGGCGCACCTCCGCGCCGCCCTGGGCCGTTCCCGGCGCAGCCGGGCGCCGGCCGGGAGCCAATCATCGGCGTGGATATCGGGGTGCCGGCGCCGGCGCGCCGGATCAACCCGGACCCGGCGGCGCAGACGCGGTCGGCCGTGATCGCGATCGTGGCGATTGTGGCGATCCTCGGGGTGGTGTTCGTGGCATACCTGCTGGCGAGCCTGGCAGGGGATGACGGGAGCGCACCGCCGGGGTCGCTGGGTTCGACGCCGACGGCCACGCCGGCGGCAGGGAAGACGCCCACAGGGCCGAGCGGGCTGCCGGTGACGCCGGGACTCGTGCCGGATGTGCGCGGGGTGCCGGAGGCGAGGGCAATTGCGGCGATCCGGGAGGCGGGGTATGAACCGCTGGTGCAGCGGGTGAAGAGCAACCAGCCGGCGGGGACGGTCATCGATCAGTCGCCGGCGCCGGAGGTGGAGATGGCTGCGGGGTCGCGGGTGCAGATTGTCGTGAGCGAGGGGCCGTGA